The genomic region AATTTTCTACCGAGCGCAATTTTATAGGATAAAAATGATGAAAAATTCCCGATTGAACAGACTGAAACAAATAGCTAATACGGAAGGCGGCGCCGGCCTAATTTTTGCTTCTCCGTTTATTTTCGGTTTTTTTGTTTTTTTAATTATTCCGATCTTAATTTCGTTTTATTATTCTTTTTGTAATTACGATATTCTTTCTCCGCCGGTCTGGAATGGACTTAAAAATTTTAAAGAAATATTTACGGATGATGAAACGTTCTGGCGTTCACTGTTTGTAACGTTCAGATATTCCTTTGCAGCAGTTCCGTTAAAACTGGCTTTTGCCCTTGTTGTCGCCTTGATCTTGTTTAATACGACGAAGATGTCGGGCTTATACAGAGGAGTATATTATCTTCCGTCCATTTTAGGAGGTTCCGTAGCGGTTTCAATACTGTGGCGCAGGATGTTTTCAAGCAACGGAACGATCAACGCTCTTTTGGGGCTAATAGGAATAAACACCCAGTTTTCGTGGGTCGGCGAAAAATCGACCGCTCTTTGGATTCTTATCTTACTTACGGTATGGCAATTCGGCTCTTCCATGTTGATCTTTTTAGCCTCTTTAAAACAAATTCCTTCCACGCTGTACGAGGCTGCCCGTGTTGACGGAGCCAACAGATGGGATCAGTTTTGGAAAATTACGTTTCCTTTGCTTACGCCGACTATACATTTTAATTTGATAATGCAGACTATTCAGGGATTTTTGGCTTTTACACAGTGCTACATAATCACTCAGGGACGCCCCATGGATTCAACCCTTTTGTACACTGTTTATGTTTACAGGCAGGCCTTCGAATTTTATAACACAGGTTACGCTTCCGCCCTCGCGTGGATAATGCTTTTTGTGGTAGCGCTGTTTACATGGCTTTTGTTTGCGACAAAAAGATTTTGGGTTTATGAAGGAGGTGTATGATGAAAGGACAGGCAAAAGAAAAAATCATTTATCACATATTGGTGTGTATCATAGGATTTTCAATGATCTATCCGCTTTTGTGGATGGTTATGAGTTCATTCAAGCCCACCAATACTATTTTTACTACGGCTTCTAAGCTTATCCCGAAAGAATTTGTTTTAAGCAA from Treponema parvum harbors:
- a CDS encoding carbohydrate ABC transporter permease; the encoded protein is MMKNSRLNRLKQIANTEGGAGLIFASPFIFGFFVFLIIPILISFYYSFCNYDILSPPVWNGLKNFKEIFTDDETFWRSLFVTFRYSFAAVPLKLAFALVVALILFNTTKMSGLYRGVYYLPSILGGSVAVSILWRRMFSSNGTINALLGLIGINTQFSWVGEKSTALWILILLTVWQFGSSMLIFLASLKQIPSTLYEAARVDGANRWDQFWKITFPLLTPTIHFNLIMQTIQGFLAFTQCYIITQGRPMDSTLLYTVYVYRQAFEFYNTGYASALAWIMLFVVALFTWLLFATKRFWVYEGGV